In Allomuricauda ruestringensis DSM 13258, the following proteins share a genomic window:
- a CDS encoding TonB-dependent receptor, whose product MIKKGSLFAILLVVQFAFSQNVPITISGESKTSSEFFKELEDKSGYSFFYLDDWIEDLKVEQNFQEATISNILEVVLSETQLNFYLLEEEKRVFLLQNTIIYDELPPSFYQTKDTLGSTTVVQSKRNVPPPTFYNDEVSQTTEKLPVVRIGRANEQHLRPTYRLSGRAINAETGAPIPDLAIRVKGRSGVTVTNEQGEYELVLPAGYNLISTSAMGIRDSEREVIMYNDGTMNLQLQESLEQLQEVVVEADAVSNVEEAVSGSEEISSEESKDIPLVLGERNILEVAKALPGISSAGEGASGLNVRGGKTDQNLVLLDDAVIYNPTHFFGIFQALNPFTTEKVNIYKGAPPVEFGGRLSSVLDIETKNGDTEKISGEGSIGPVTGNLALEIPLKKEVSSLVIGGRGAYADWILKALDDEDLSNSEASFFDGIIKYHHKFSENSEIRGTAYYSKDNFSITSDSLYNYSNRLGSVRWAHKLSEKSTGVLTASNSNYNFGIDYDDEGNSNFELDYTINESELRYRLNTRLNEAHTLDYGISGKYYSVEPGNIEPKGNDSNVEPITIDRERALEGALFIGDEFKISDKLLLNVGARYAFYAAMGEATQNTYQEGEGAPRSESTVQDTISYDSGEFIKTYGGPEARVSARYLFTPDFSVKASFNNSYQFIHTLSNNTTVSPIDTWKLSDLNIKPQKGYQATFGFFKNFNENMYELSLEGYYKRMDDVLDFKTGADLLLNENVETEVLQGEGKAYGVEFLLKKKRGSLNGWLGYTYSRSKYRFDGETSEERINNGEFFPSNFDKPHDLSVIANYKFTRRYSVSMNFVYQTGRPITYPTGTFRFNNADYVTFSDRNKYRIPDFYRLDLGINIEGNHKKNKLAHSFITIQVYNVLGRNNPYSVFFVTDDGEVKALQSSIFGMPIPSITYNFKF is encoded by the coding sequence TGCAATTTGCTTTCTCACAAAATGTGCCCATAACAATTTCGGGTGAATCTAAAACTTCTTCTGAATTTTTTAAGGAATTGGAAGACAAATCCGGTTATTCATTTTTCTACCTAGATGACTGGATTGAAGATTTAAAGGTGGAACAAAACTTTCAAGAGGCTACTATTTCCAATATTTTGGAAGTCGTCCTATCCGAGACTCAATTGAATTTTTACCTTCTTGAGGAAGAAAAAAGGGTGTTTTTGTTACAGAACACGATTATCTACGATGAACTTCCCCCTAGTTTTTATCAAACAAAGGACACTTTGGGAAGTACAACGGTTGTGCAAAGTAAAAGAAACGTTCCTCCTCCCACATTTTATAATGATGAAGTATCCCAGACCACTGAAAAACTTCCAGTTGTTCGAATAGGAAGAGCCAATGAACAACATTTAAGACCAACCTACCGATTGTCTGGGCGGGCAATCAACGCCGAAACAGGTGCTCCTATACCTGATTTGGCCATTAGAGTGAAAGGTAGGAGTGGTGTAACCGTTACAAACGAGCAAGGGGAGTACGAGTTGGTGTTGCCAGCTGGTTATAACCTTATTTCTACCAGTGCCATGGGAATAAGGGATTCTGAACGCGAAGTTATCATGTACAACGACGGAACCATGAACCTTCAATTACAGGAAAGCTTGGAACAGTTGCAGGAAGTTGTGGTCGAAGCAGATGCGGTGAGCAATGTTGAAGAAGCAGTTTCCGGTAGCGAAGAGATAAGCTCCGAGGAATCCAAGGATATCCCTTTGGTGCTCGGGGAACGGAATATATTGGAAGTGGCCAAGGCCTTGCCCGGGATTTCCTCTGCCGGTGAAGGGGCTTCGGGACTCAATGTAAGGGGCGGGAAAACCGACCAAAACTTGGTGTTGTTGGACGATGCGGTCATTTACAACCCAACCCACTTCTTTGGGATTTTTCAGGCATTGAACCCGTTCACAACGGAAAAAGTGAACATTTACAAAGGGGCACCGCCCGTGGAATTTGGCGGGCGACTTTCTTCGGTGCTCGATATTGAAACAAAAAACGGGGATACGGAAAAAATTTCTGGGGAGGGCTCCATAGGGCCGGTTACGGGAAATCTGGCTTTGGAAATTCCATTAAAAAAGGAGGTTTCTTCCTTGGTTATTGGAGGTAGAGGTGCCTACGCCGATTGGATATTGAAAGCTTTGGATGATGAGGACTTGAGCAATAGCGAGGCGTCATTTTTTGATGGCATCATAAAATATCATCATAAATTTAGTGAAAACAGCGAAATCCGTGGAACAGCCTATTACAGCAAGGACAACTTTAGTATCACTTCCGATTCGCTTTACAATTATAGTAATCGGTTAGGCTCCGTACGCTGGGCACATAAACTGAGCGAGAAAAGCACTGGAGTGCTTACGGCAAGTAACAGCAACTATAATTTTGGAATTGATTATGATGATGAGGGCAACAGTAATTTTGAACTGGACTATACCATTAACGAATCAGAGCTCAGGTATCGGTTGAACACCCGTTTGAACGAAGCCCATACACTTGATTATGGCATATCGGGTAAATATTACTCGGTGGAACCCGGAAACATTGAACCTAAAGGCAATGATTCCAATGTAGAGCCTATTACTATAGATCGAGAACGGGCATTGGAAGGAGCTTTGTTTATTGGGGACGAGTTTAAAATATCCGATAAACTGTTGCTTAATGTGGGAGCCCGATACGCTTTTTATGCAGCCATGGGCGAGGCCACACAAAATACCTACCAAGAGGGAGAGGGAGCACCACGAAGCGAATCTACTGTACAGGACACTATAAGCTATGATAGCGGTGAATTTATAAAAACGTATGGCGGACCGGAGGCAAGGGTTTCTGCTAGATACTTGTTTACCCCGGATTTTTCGGTAAAAGCTAGCTTTAATAATTCGTATCAATTTATACATACACTTTCCAATAATACAACGGTGTCCCCAATTGATACTTGGAAACTTTCGGATTTGAACATCAAACCTCAAAAAGGATATCAGGCAACCTTCGGATTTTTCAAAAACTTCAATGAGAACATGTATGAGTTGAGCTTGGAAGGCTATTACAAACGTATGGACGATGTGCTCGATTTTAAGACCGGGGCCGACCTTTTGCTCAATGAAAATGTAGAAACGGAAGTATTGCAGGGTGAAGGCAAGGCCTATGGGGTGGAGTTTCTGTTAAAAAAGAAAAGGGGAAGTTTAAATGGATGGCTCGGTTATACCTATTCCCGCTCCAAATATAGGTTTGATGGTGAAACTAGTGAGGAACGCATCAACAATGGGGAGTTTTTTCCATCCAATTTTGATAAGCCCCACGACTTAAGTGTAATTGCCAATTACAAGTTTACGAGACGTTACAGCGTATCCATGAACTTTGTATATCAAACGGGAAGACCTATTACATATCCTACGGGAACCTTTAGGTTCAATAATGCCGATTATGTCACTTTTAGTGATCGTAACAAATATCGGATACCTGATTTTTATCGCTTGGATTTGGGAATCAATATTGAGGGGAATCATAAAAAGAACAAATTGGCCCATAGTTTTATCACAATTCAAGTGTATAACGTTTTGGGCAGGAACAACCCGTACTCCGTTTTTTTTGTAACGGATGATGGTGAAGTAAAAGCATTGCAAAGCTCCATTTTTGGAATGCCCATACCTTCCATAACCTATAATTTCAAGTTTTGA
- a CDS encoding DUF4249 domain-containing protein translates to MKFQKGSYRIILGIIFLASLGACLDELDIETLGEEDQTTALVVEAVLTDEMITQKIYLSRSSPRLDLETDTVYNPYIPLGSRPIDSVDMEGGATVRVLGDNGAEYGFTEGDDGIYLSNQPFALEMGVGYTLEIETGNGQEYVSDPLSVQGKSQLANVYAERAVSDSGEEGVAIYVDSQPQQGNTQFYRYTYEETYKIVAPNWLPVDFELTGYDNSVFPPEYNLEIVERGVQNQICYNTVPSTTIEQISTAGSLDRSISKHMVRFIGKDNFIISERYSILVQQQVQSADAYSFYETLKSFSQSDNIFSQIQPGAIYANVHRKDGTSENVLGYVEAVGVSDQRLFFNFDDFFSEEELPEFPFNCNPMTARIYNEPPPPSCPEDLLSRLDNGTVTYFGTYDENLVPNASCPGPYVFVPRVCGDCTLLGSNVEPDFWEE, encoded by the coding sequence ATGAAATTTCAAAAAGGTTCATATCGAATTATTTTGGGAATCATCTTTCTGGCATCTCTTGGGGCATGCTTGGACGAGCTCGATATTGAAACACTAGGTGAAGAGGATCAAACCACTGCTTTGGTTGTGGAAGCGGTACTGACCGATGAGATGATCACTCAAAAGATATATTTGAGCAGGAGCAGTCCTCGTTTGGACCTGGAAACCGATACTGTTTACAATCCATACATTCCCTTGGGTAGCCGACCCATTGATTCCGTGGATATGGAAGGCGGTGCCACGGTCCGTGTATTGGGCGACAATGGTGCCGAATACGGTTTTACCGAAGGTGATGATGGCATCTACCTTTCCAATCAACCTTTTGCCTTGGAAATGGGAGTGGGCTATACTTTGGAAATCGAGACCGGCAATGGCCAGGAATATGTGTCGGATCCTTTGAGTGTACAAGGAAAGTCGCAACTTGCCAATGTGTACGCTGAAAGAGCCGTTAGCGACAGCGGAGAGGAAGGAGTGGCCATTTATGTGGATAGTCAACCCCAGCAAGGAAATACGCAGTTTTACCGCTATACCTATGAGGAAACTTATAAGATAGTGGCGCCAAATTGGCTTCCCGTGGATTTTGAGCTCACTGGTTATGACAATTCCGTCTTTCCCCCTGAATATAATCTGGAGATAGTAGAACGGGGAGTGCAGAATCAGATCTGCTACAATACCGTTCCATCCACGACCATAGAGCAAATCAGTACGGCAGGTAGTCTTGATAGGTCAATTTCCAAACACATGGTTCGGTTTATTGGAAAAGATAATTTTATTATCTCGGAACGCTACAGTATTCTGGTGCAGCAACAGGTCCAGTCGGCCGATGCCTATTCATTTTATGAGACCTTGAAAAGTTTTTCGCAATCGGATAATATATTTTCCCAGATACAACCTGGTGCCATCTATGCTAATGTGCATAGAAAGGATGGGACAAGTGAAAATGTTTTGGGTTATGTGGAGGCAGTGGGTGTGTCAGACCAACGACTGTTCTTCAATTTTGATGATTTCTTTTCGGAAGAAGAACTGCCAGAGTTCCCCTTTAACTGTAATCCTATGACGGCAAGAATTTATAATGAACCACCTCCCCCTTCCTGCCCAGAGGATTTGTTGAGCAGATTGGACAATGGTACGGTCACTTATTTTGGTACCTATGACGAAAATTTGGTGCCCAATGCATCATGTCCTGGCCCTTACGTTTTTGTACCCCGAGTATGTGGAGACTGTACCTTGTTGGGAAGTAATGTAGAACCAGATTTTTGGGAAGAATGA